From the genome of Bombyx mori chromosome 16, ASM3026992v2, one region includes:
- the LOC101744133 gene encoding vacuolar protein sorting-associated protein 45: MNVIQAVKMYITKMTEESGPGMKVILMDKETTSIVSMVYSQSEILQKEVYLFERIDSHAKWDNMKHMKCIVFIRPTSENIALLSRELRDPKYGVYFIYFSNVVSKADIKTLAECDEEEAVREVQEVFADYLAVDRHLFSFNIVGCLQGRVWNQQHLQRVSQGLLALLLSLKRRACVRYEAASEPCARLAERVRDLLRREAVLIDNSIPYNGELPPTQLLIIDRRNDPVTPLLSQWTYQAMVHELLTINNNRVSLAHVPDVPKDFREVVLSSEQDDFYAKNLYSNFGEIGQTIKSLMEEFQTKAKSNQKVESISDMKNFVEQYPLFKKMSGTVTKHVTVVGELSACVGRHKLLEVSELEQEIVCQSDHSKHLQRLKALLADGALRDSDAARLASLYALRYEKHAGQGVGAALELLRARGAADGAPLAALEYGGAHARHGDLFGLQDAVKITNRLFKGLNGVENIYTQHTPPLKDTIEDLLRGKLREAQYPTLGGDDGRRPTHVVVFVVGGATYEESLCVHQINKANPGAKVVLGGTTIHNSASFFEEIKSAMQGVHRTHTKHIRNV, encoded by the exons atgaaTGTGATACAAGCAGTTAAAATGTACATTACTAAAATGACGGAAGAGAGCGGCCCTGGAATGAAAGTGATATTAATGGATAAAGAAACT ACCAGCATAGTGAGTATGGTGTACAGTCAATCGGAAATCTTACAGAAGGAAGTTTACTTATTCGAGAGGATAGACAGTCATGCCAAATGGGATAACATGAAACACATGAAATGCATAGTTTTTATACGTCCAACATCAGAGAACATAGCTCTGTTGTCACGGGAACTGAGAGATCCTAAATATGGTGTTTACTTTATAT ATTTCAGTAATGTAGTTTCTAAGGCAGACATCAAAACTTTGGCCGAATGTGATGAAGAGGAGGCTGTCAGAGAGGTCCAGGAAGTTTTTGCTGACTACCTGGCTGTGGACAGACACCTGTTCTCTTTCAATATTGTTGGATGCCTCCAAG GTCGGGTGTGGAACCAACAGCATCTCCAACGAGTTTCTCAAGGTCTGCTGGCGCTCCTCCTGTCTCTGAAGCGGCGAGCCTGCGTTCGCTACGAGGCAGCATCAGAACCCTGCGCTCGTCTCGCGGAGAGGGTCCGCGATCTGCTGAGGAGGGAGGCTGTGCTCATAGATAATAGCATCCCTTATAACGGAGAGCTGCCCCCTACTCAGCTGCTGATCATCGATAGGAGAAATGATCCCGTCACGCCCCTATTGAGTCAG TGGACCTACCAGGCGATGGTGCACGAGCTGCTGACGATAAACAACAACCGCGTGAGCCTGGCGCACGTGCCCGACGTGCCCAAGGACTTCAGGGAGGTGGTGCTCTCCTCGGAGCAGGACGACTTCTACGCGAAG AATCTTTACTCCAACTTCGGCGAGATCGGGCAAACCATCAAGTCTCTGATGGAGGAGTTTCAGACGAAAGCGAAGAGCAACCAGAAAGTGGAGAGCATCAGCGATATGAAAAATTTCGTGGAACAGTACCCACTCTTCAAG AAAATGTCTGGCACGGTGACGAAGCACGTGACCGTGGTGGGGGAGCTCTCGGCCTGTGTCGGCCGCCACAAGCTGCTCGAGGTCTCCGAGCTGGAGCAGGAGATCGTCTGCCAGTCAGACCACTCTAAACACCTGCAG CGGCTGAAGGCGCTGCTGGCGGACGGCGCGCTGCGGGACAGCGACGCGGCGCGGCTGGCGAGCCTGTACGCGCTGCGCTACGAGAAGCACGCGGGGCAGGGGGTGGGGGCGGCGCTGGAGCTGCtgcgggcgcggggggcggcggACGGGGCTCCGCTGGCCGCGCTCGAGTACGGGGGGGCGCACGCGCGACACGGGGACCTCTTCGGTCTGCAGGACGCGGTCAAGATCACCAACAGGCTCTTCAAG GGTCTGAACGGCGTCGAAAACATATACACGCAACACACGCCCCCCCTGAAGGACACGATCGAGGATCTGTTGAGGGGCAAGCTGCGTGAGGCCCAGTACCCCACGCTGGGCGGGGACGACGGCCGCCGCCCCACGCACGTCGTCGTGTTCGTGGTGGGCGGGGCCACGTACGAGGAGTCGCTGTGCGTGCACCAGATCAACAAGGCCAACCCGGGGGCCAAGGTGGTGCTCGGCGGGACCACCATACATAACTCGGCGTCATTCTTCGAAGAAATAAAGTCGGCTATGCAGGGCGTGCACAGGACGCACACCAAACATATTAGGAATGTTTAG